The Hordeum vulgare subsp. vulgare chromosome 4H, MorexV3_pseudomolecules_assembly, whole genome shotgun sequence genomic interval GCACTCCAACGAGCACAAGCGGGCTTCATCAAATCCCACCGGCCTTGAAGCGACCGGTAACTGCGAGAGATGAACCCACTATTCTTCGGCTTGATCCTACAATAGTTGTCCTCGATCCTGTGCCAATACCTTTTACCGGTTTGATCGGTGCCGGTGGTTGTATCCATCCCCACAGATACCCAAGCACGAACCAAGAGGATATCTTCCGCTTCGGTGTAGTTTGTCGACCGCGCGtgtgggcgggaagcggcggtgaatgcctcctcccctatctcggccacatcctcctcgtcatccccttcatcctcctcatcttcctcaacctcctcaccaaagggttctagaggcgAAGCCCCGAGGTCCACCTCCGCGTCTTGAAGGAGGTCCATGAACGAGGATGGGGTTGTCATTTCCTCAAACACCTCGTGCGTGGCGGGAGGAGGTTCGGCGACGGCGGCGGTCGGGGCCGCGGGCTTCTTCCGCGCCGCGACCTTCTTCCGCTTCGGGGACGCGTCGGCGGCCTTGGAGGAAGCCCCTCGCGGCCCACGTGAGGACACCTTCGGTCGGCTCTTCTTGACGGTGGCCGGGGCGGGGACGCTGGCCGGGGCGGCTGGCGGGGGCGCGCGGCGGCcggggcctccatggcggcgaggaCGCGGGAGGAGCTGGGGAGGCGGGGCAGTTTTTCCCTCCCACGCGATGTGTGaagtggagtgcgggttggggggagttttccctcccaaccctcacttctacaggctcgaaaggggtttgagggttggacctctatttttttacgggtttaagggtttaagggttctagtctacgccatTTTTCCGATGAAAACTGTAGAAAATACCcgcacgcatcgcctcctcccgtcgaccctggggcaccctggcctgtgcctaggccgctgccacaccactcgccgccgcggccgacctcaaccgccaccgttgccgatctcaacccacccgcctccgcggccgtacctctccccgctcactgccctcgttgcggcgctcgagcgcatcgcgtcgaccctggtccaccctggcctgtgcccaggccgctgccacaccactcgccgccacggccgacctcaaccaccactgctgtcgatctcaacccacccgcctccgcggccgtacctctgcccgcttgctgcccccgttttggtgctcgagcacagcttttgaatcaaatcaacgcgacagctacagtgactgggatgatgcgtctgctcgatgcagaacggcggcagtgcgcggataaggcgcggcggagcgaagtacttgcaggtggaggcgggcctccatggctcacacagggaactccgaggttatggtgcggcaacgacgactccgtatggccagatagaggcgcctaacccttgctcccctcatcgtattccctcctccggcaggaacccaTCATCtgttgagatcccctccccatgcctccaaccgtgtgccaagcaccgacaagaaattttgttttgtggggatttgtttgctgatgaatgaatgtattgaatgtaagattgcattgttgtagagacagagaatgaaacaccaccttgagtttgtcatctgatcccacattctctaccccatgagtgaaataagataacaatccattgatcaattcacgtagcctctttgttttgctttgcttgttccgttcaatttctcatcatggtggaattaacaatggacgggttgatttctcaacaaaataggataagactgactacattagttagttagcttattattttaataaatcaaaatgattataaaaaataaaaaaaatatgacattttttttctcccgttgcaacgcaccgaCCCTTTTGCTAGTACAGTACAAAAGAGAGAAGCAGGCCAGGGCCGGGAAACTTGCGAGTGACACGGATTGTTCCTCTTTGGTCCTGGGCTGTCCTCCAGTGGGCCACTTGGGCTCTCCTCGTTTTATTCCTTCTTTGCATTCCCGTGCCAACGCTTGATTCTTAAGCActcgccccctcctctccacaCCCAGAAGACAGAACCCACAAAACCCTACGagcaagccgccgccgccgccaccgccaccgccaccgccaccgcctccctttCCGCGGCTACGATCTCCGGCCACCCTCCCACGCCCACCCCCAGCCATGGCCGAGCCCGAGGTGGCGGCCGCCGCAGCCGCGGCCATGGAGACCGAGGCCCCGGATGCGAACCCTAGCCTAAAGAGGGATCGCGAGGAGGGGGACGACCCCGCCGCCGGGGCTGCGgccgaggaggcggaggaggcgccGGCCAAGAAGGCGAAGGTGGAGGAAGAGGCGAAGAAGGCGGAGGACGTCGCggcgcagggggaggaggagggggccaaGGGAGAGGAAGGGAAGCCCGTCAAGTTGGGGCCGAAGGAGTTCGCCACGGCCGTGGACATGTTCGACTATTTCTTCGCGCTGCTCCACACGTGGTCGCTGAACCTCGAGTTCAATAAGGTGAGGCCCTCAGGGTTAGGATTTAGTCAATCGCTTGTGCCATGGTGATGTTATTGTTATCGCGCCTCTATTGTGATTTGCTATGCGTACTGGGTTTGTTTGTAATCCAGTTTCGTCTCATGATATTCTAGAGTATTGGCCTTGATACGGTGGTCGCAAGCTGGTAGGTTGATTTGATTAGTCCATGTGGTGCCTGCGCCTGGGTTAGTCAAATTATTTTTTACATCGACTTGCTCCAAGTAATAACTAATTGTACTCGATAAATGCACTGTGAAGGTTAACAGATTTGCGGTTAGTCAAGGTTGGACGAACTGGTTGTAAGTTGGATCTAATCTTATGCCATGATTTGGCCTCACAGCTTCCTGATTTGGCCCATTACCTGTTTAGAGGTTTAGCTATTTGGTTTCTAATGCAAATAGGTATCCTGAAACGTTATTCCCAAAATATAAGTATTTAGTTTACTAGGGCCGTAGCAACCTATTTGTTTGATTTGATTAATTCCAgtgttctactccctccgtcccaaaataactgtcttaactttgtactagctctagtacaaatttgtactaagcttaagacacttattttgggacggagggagtagtatacttGATTAAGCAAGCTTGATCTTCTACCTCCTTTTATTTGTGTTTATTATGAATCATATGGTGTTAGATTAAACACCTGGTAATTAAGGGCTTCTTTCTTTGGCTGAATTGTTTGGGTTTCCATACGAGTTCTGTCATTCAGTGGTTTGTGGTTGTTTTTGGTGCATACGTTGATTTATTTTCATGGTGCTCTGCCCCAAGCGTGTGCAAATAGTTTGTCTTTAGCATTCATGCTCAGTGTTTATATCACGATCACAAGTAAATCCAGTCAAGACATTAAACATCTCGTTCCATATGAGTTTTGTCAATGAGTGTATATGTGGTTGTTTTTGGTTCATATGTTGATCGTTTTTCATGGTGCCTTGCCTGAAGTGTATGTAAATAGTTTGTCTTCAGCGTTCATGGTTATGGTTGATATCACAATCACAAGTAGATCCTGTCAAGACATTAAAgttcattggttttaatctgagtTTTGCTATTGATATGTTATCTATGTTTTCTTTGGTGTATCTTCTTTGCCCACCTTGCACAAATGCACGCACAATGTTCAGTGTTATGTTCCAAAATATTTTAGTCATTTGAATTAAGTATTGCTGTCAATCAGGAGGAGATATAGGCCGTAAGCTGCGTTGTGTTCATCTGATCTGGCAAATCAAGGATTTGGTGTTAATATTGACTTTGTAAAACCAGTGAATATTATTAACTTGCCTTCAAGTTTGCAGTTCCTATGTGGCTAACTGGTTATGCAACACCGGCGAGGGTACCTTTTGCCCTTTCTGTTGGGCATTGTTAGACTTACGAAATCTCTGGGGTATTAGTTTCAGGGTGGTATAAATGAAATGAATTCGACTTACCTTATTGCATAGTGTAATTTGATTTAGAAACTTTGAATTGGCTGGCCCAGATTGTCCTGTGTATTTCATTTATCATTGACCACATTTTAGGACCCTGTTAGCTGATGATTTTAAGTTGCCTTTGATGTTCTGTATGCCCTTCAAGCATTAGTTCTTTTATCCAGATGAAAGTTTGTTATTGCCATCTGCATTGTAACGCATAGAGCACTAAATTGCATTTTACCTTTTATTACAGTACGAGCAGATGGTATTGGAGGACCTGGTGAAGAAAGGCCATGCTGAGTCCACTAAGAAGATTGGATCAGGCGTGGATGCCTTTGAGATCCGCAACCACCCGGTGTGGCAGAGCCGATGTTTCTTCATCCGCAGGGTCGATGGTTCTGCTGATGATTTCAGCTTCCGCAAGTGCGTGGACAACATACTTCCTCTCCCCGAGGACCTGAAGGCTGGCAACAAGAATTCAAATGGCAAGAAGGGTGGCCACTACAAGGGCGGCGGCggtagaggaggaggacgaggcggcggcggccgtgGTGGAGGTGGCTTCCGTGGCGGTCGCGGCCGGGGCAGGCGGGGCAACTAGGAACCAACAATATTCCCCACAATTTTGGGTGCCCAATGCCAATCCTTGCAGCTGAGGCATTTATCATGAGCTATGCGTGTTTGTTTGCCCGTCCTAGAGACCTGTTATATGTGTACTACTGTGCGACTGATATATGATGATGCTCCTTGAATGCTTTGCCATCATGTTGTTTTTCCACTTTCTGTTATCACTCGAGCTTGCGTGGTAGGGGGCAGGCAGTCAAATTGCTAGAAAGAGTTGCAGTTTTGCTGATGCTATTTGGTCTTGGTCTTGCCCAGCATGCAAAAATGAAGTGGGGTCGGGTTTTTTTGGTCTGCTTAAAAAATAGGTTGCTCCTTTTATTTAAGCGTAGAAAATGATGCGGAGCGGATGGAAGATTCCCCGTCGCGCCCGGCCGCGCCGGTGCTGGTCTTTACGACGACGGCGAGGCGATGATCACCGGAATTGACCGCCGGGTGGCCGCTTTCTCCGGGAAGGAAAAAAGGAATGGATGCTTTCCTCCCCACTTGTGGCATATTTATCCGGCTATGCACTAGCAACGCTAGTGCTGTCTGCTTGTCCGTTGCCTGCCTGCTTATTCATCAGCCACCACTAGGGTACGTACGGGTCGGGCGAATGGGTAGCACTGTCGTTGCTGGATTCTCGGCGGTAGCTTTTCGCTCCAGGGGAATTTACTTTACGTGCCTATCCTCACCCGGTAGCAGCCTTTGCTGGCACCAGTGGTCTGGTCTCCCTCCGGGGCAATGGACTTGTagtacctactccctccgttactaaatgtaagtctttaaaaagatttcactaagggtctacatacggagcaaaatgagtgaatctacactctaaaacatgtctatatacatccgtatgtagttccttAATGAAATCtttataaagacttatatttaggaatggagggagtagtcagAGCATGGCTAATAGAGTCGCCCGCTGCTAGCTCTGTACGGATGCCATCTCAGCAGTAGCTTGTGTAAAAGAAATCTCGTGTAGTAAGGCGGGCTTTATACGAGCTGTTGGATAGCCAGAATAATTAATGACAACGtgcaagaaaagaataaaaaacaCAGTTGATTGGTTGGTTGGACACAGTGAATCAGAAGCAGCCGGGCTAGCGCCAGCTTCGTGCTGCTCGCTTCTTTCTCTCTCTTGCCTTAACTCTCCTCCAGCTCAGAATTTTGCTGGGGTGGAATCTCTTATAGCCTGTTGAGTGGGACTATTGTGATATATCCCGTGGATCGAtaaggctagatgtgttcggtgagAGTAGTGGTATGTTACCTTATCCCGTACTCGATGAGTTCCCTCCAGTGaccgtcgtgaggtggtgacgacggtggggaaggagagagagatccggtagtggcggtgatggacttcccatcgcttcagtgctaccctctggatcggattagggttaggagtggggaactagtggcggcggcgaacctcgtaacttttgccatggtccccacctcctctttatagcactgcgcgataggggcccaccagccttgcttgggctggacgcccccgatcagggcgtgagtcaaggtccaatgggccgttgggcccattgggaaagagatcaatctaacattctcccccttgatctcatcatatacTTTTACCCGTTTCGTAATAGATCAGTACATAGGACATGTTTCATCGTCACGGCTCAGTTGTCGATGGAATCAGACAGCCACAATGTACCTCTCTGTTTTGAGACAgattctttaaccttgggccctttgttgtccggaaatattagactataccataaaacccatgttgactgtgtgttctccgaacacactgggcggtaagcctttgataagcagatctgcaaacacttgtttgttgcttttatgcttcaagcattttccataattccggactttctccttcacaacacgtaactctttgtcagtgtgtttggcatcaacacttgactcgttgTGACAGGAGCGAAAGAACTTAAAATGGTAATCGTCGTTGTCAACCATTATCCACTCCGGGTACAGGTAGCCTTAACCATGTTGCCTGTCCCTCAGCCTCATATCAAgctataacatatcattgcatcacattgatgacaatcgtttcactcatttggagattttccacacaaaactccgagtatgaaagttagcgacaattgtggatttcgctatacatttcacaagtcctcCCTTTGTACTCACAAActtttgagagcacttatttctttcAGCAGGCCGATATCTTTAACTCCATTCCATTGATTTATCTATGGACTGGACATTGccaaaacaacccggatatatacGTGAACTGTGTCAGGGTAACATCTTGTGCTTCCAACAACTGAAGCATATGATACCATATTGGTTtacaatcttttcttattaacttttgAAACACCATAGTTTCTAGCTCTattacccttgactataagaacagGCGTAGGTTTTCTCGTATGCATACTTTAGAAATCTTTCTTAGTATGTCCatgcgacattcctaataccccGTTTTATTCTTTTGAACTCTTAGGACAAtaacttcttttctcctcctgcagtagattgacatcaccactagcaagtaggacatcatccacatgcataggaattgggaaacgaatttcccattctatGACTTTGCATTAATGCaattgtcctctcattttctttgcacaaaatctttcgatttaagtcatgttttacacctttacatatttcctttggagtcacatttgccttgtagacccttcataaagtctatgttagtgaaattcaaatggtggagtttcactaacatagactttatagtaATCACAAGTATCTGATTTTCACATTCCTAGAGACCATTAAAATCTCAAGTACTGGCACTTCTTTCATATGGGGTTGTCGTTGCTTTGTCATTGCCAAAAGGCAAATTAATTatatagtcacccatttccaaaaggcaatatgttttacagggacctgtatcacaagatcccttgtagagctaacaacaggtgttgtataggtcatacaacatgctcccccagattactccatcttcactgaagaaatgacgtatctttaaactttcttctttatggcactttaagcaccactgttgtattccttagtctgctttcgaaactataaaagatccgaaaatacaactttttcttttctttaggggtatcataatgacggtattcaaatgactgtcgtactccccttgacaatcatatttttcattaatggatcactttagatgcataatgtgcatcacatcatctaaagtacagaggagtcatgaaatacattacaatgtatttcatgtctctttctccccctcgaaatgtggcaagaacttttctgccacaattttgaaacccattcatagctcttgtgaaatgaggaaacttcgattatctagctcattcatcttatctcttcatgtaaaatgaagttataagttaactagtatgggagtactttttcctcatttcatttcagaaactcaacagagttctttatcattgtctcttttgcaagtcacacttgcatatcattcttgtctttaggttcgtctgttacttttatcctttctagatttagtgattgcataatgaccgttacacataaggtgtacggtcgatgataggaaagcttaatagctactccatacttttctcccatagtgggacacattaaccgcacatgagtcatcataactttctcATGTCATACAGGATAAGGCTTTTGTCAAAATTTCTCCCGCCATACACTgattgttgacataatacaatgtcaacttACCCGGTTACGCAGGCATTCTTCCCAGACTTTTCCCGCGATGCGGGTAATTCCCTTTAAGGGACATCATAAATGGcataattggctcttttgactgcatcaaattcagaaataaatctgaattatctttgacacacatgtttgatccgacgttggtcaaattaaacatgcatgttgcttgtttcatttcaatcatgttgactgaaaaaaAGGAGACTCCATCATAGAGAGTACTtgaaagacattcgtcaaccaagactctcaatgatctatctcttttcttttcttgaattaatatccaagaattcttttcttttgaagccattctttagagataatttattccctcaagttatgacctttcttttcCAACTTTCGGGTCACTAGTACCCAAATATTCTCTTTCATGAGTGAAAGCTTGAATAACTTTTAGTCTGAGAAAACTTAGCCAAtaaacaacggtaatgagcataaaaataaccctacgttggtctgATTAAAATCGTGCACATTAAACCTTTTAAAACTTTTTGGAATATTCTAAAACACCGTTGtggcagaattagaataaaacatcattcttctgcattaattccatatcacccttgggcagaaatggaaataatgcatataactcataaacaatgtgatgatagtatttctattgagcaactttgctaagaaataatcatcatcatcattaaccatatGCATTTATTTATCTactttgatacaaaatttatcagagatttcagctttaaacataagatgactcatacaattatagtattgttatcatcaacgttggtcagaaaataacaataccatatttaactttaaaacaaacatcattctattgtcatagcggaaactgtttgaatcctatttcacccacaagggaaaaactttgctaataagttcttccaattaaattttcccgttggtttcaatttaattggaggactaaacctttttactttgcagcggaaaaacgtgaatataaaaattcatgcacctttacagaaaaatattctgttaaaattaaaaattcatgaactttataatccTTTTTTATAAAGTCCATgaacttttatttttctgaaaatatttcttttattttcagaaccttttatttttcttttcagaaaaatcatgttACTATTACAGAAAATATTCTGTCATAATTAACAAATTCATAAACTTTATAGTCccttttataaaatccatgaacttttctttttctgaaaaacataTTTTATTTCcagaaccttttatttttctttttaaaaaaatcaaCATTGCTTTTACAGAAATCTCGAACATTTTAATTCCTcttttctaaacatat includes:
- the LOC123449656 gene encoding protein EMBRYO DEFECTIVE 514 → MAEPEVAAAAAAAMETEAPDANPSLKRDREEGDDPAAGAAAEEAEEAPAKKAKVEEEAKKAEDVAAQGEEEGAKGEEGKPVKLGPKEFATAVDMFDYFFALLHTWSLNLEFNKYEQMVLEDLVKKGHAESTKKIGSGVDAFEIRNHPVWQSRCFFIRRVDGSADDFSFRKCVDNILPLPEDLKAGNKNSNGKKGGHYKGGGGRGGGRGGGGRGGGGFRGGRGRGRRGN